Sequence from the Pseudomonas sp. LS.1a genome:
GCCCTGGCGCACCTGCACGATGTGCGGGTGCTGATCCCCGGCTACCGCCAGGTGATGGAAAGCGACAACCCCATCCATATCGTCGGTGAACTGGGCGGCCACGCCGCCCTGCCGCCGTGCAAGATCGGGCGCATGGACATGGCCGACGGCCTGGTCATCTATGTGCTGATCTGCCCCGAACTGTATCAGCGCGACGGCACCCCCTATGGCGCCAACAACGGCCGCGACTGGCCCGACAACCACATCCGCTTCGCCCGCCTGGGCCTGGCCGCCGCCGAAATCGCCGCCGGCGAAGGCAGGATCCACTGGAAGCCCGAAGTGGTGCACGCCCACGACTGGCCCGCCGGCCTGGCGCCGGCCTACATGCACTGGCGCGGGCTGAGCACGCCCACCCTGTTCACCATCCACAACCTGGCCTACCAGGGCGTGTACAGCCGCGGCTGCAGCCCGGAGCTGGCAATCCCCGAACATGCCATGCAGCAGGAAGGCATGGAGTTCTACGGCAAGCTGTCGTTCCTCAAGGCCGGCCTGGCCTATTCCAGCCACATCACCACGGTCAGCGCCACCTATGCCCGGGAAATCACCACCCCGGAATTCGGCTGCGGCCTGGACGGCTTCCTCGCCAGCAAGGCGCAGCAAGGCCTGCTCGGCGGCATTCCCAACGGCATCGACGAAAGCTGGGACTCGGCTACCGACAAGCACCTGCAGCACAACTTCAGCATCAATGACTGGGAAGGCAAGGCGCGCAATGCCCAGGCAGTGCGCGAGCTTTTCAAACTGCAGCCCTCCGAAGGCCCACTGTTCGCCGTGGTTTCGCGCCTGGTCTACCAGAAAGGCCTGGACCTTACCCTCGGTGTCGCCGACTACATCGTCGAGCAAGGTGGGCAGATCGCGATCATCGGCCGTGGCGAGCCCGAAGAAGAACAGGCCATGCGCGAGCTGGCGCTACGCCACCCGGGCCGCATCGGCGTGCGCATCGGCTTCAACGAAACCGACGCCCGGCGCATGTTCGCCGGCAGCGACTTCCTGCTGATGCCGTCACGCTACGAGCCGTGTGGCCTCAGCCAGATGTACGCGCAGCGCTTCGGTTCGTTGCCGGTGGCGCGCAACACCGGCGGCCTGGCCGACACCATCGAGTCCGGTGTCACCGGTTTCCTGTTCAATGAGTCCACTGTCGAGAGCTATCGCCAGGCCCTCAGCCGCGCCTTCTATGTCTATGGCAAGAAGGACCTGCTGAATGCCATGCGCTGCCTGTCGATGACCCAACCGTTCAACTGGTGCCAGGCCGTGGAACCCTACGCACGCCTGTACGAAGACCTGGTCAAGCAGGCGCAGCACAGCCACTACTGAGCGGGGAGCAGAAGATGCACAGGCATGGCGCACACCTGCTGGACGCCACGTCGGCGCGCTTCGCCCTCTGGGCCCCGGATGCGCGCAGCGTGAGCGTGGAACTGGAGCAACAGCCGGCCATCGAGCTGTTGCCCGATGATGATGGCTGGTACACCGGCGTGGCCCCGTGCCAGGCCGGTGACCGTTACCACTACCGTATCGACGGCGCACTGCAGGTGGCCGACCCGGCCTCGCGCTACCAGCCTGAGGGCGTACAGGGCCCAAGCCAGGTGGTGGATGTGGCCGGCTATGCCTGGCAATACCCCTGGCAAGGCCGGCCCTGGCACGAGGCGGTCATCCAGGAGCTGCATGTCGGCTTGCTCGACGGCTACGCCGGGGTCGCCCGGCAACTGCCTCGCCTGGCCGAGCTGGGCATCAGCGCCATCGAACTGATGCCGCTGGGGCAGTTCCCC
This genomic interval carries:
- the glgA gene encoding glycogen synthase GlgA, yielding MISAAVEPHVDSFNPDNREPLTPDFAATGKAPGAQRQHNRNKRKILFVTSEIADLVKTGGLGDVSAALPRALAHLHDVRVLIPGYRQVMESDNPIHIVGELGGHAALPPCKIGRMDMADGLVIYVLICPELYQRDGTPYGANNGRDWPDNHIRFARLGLAAAEIAAGEGRIHWKPEVVHAHDWPAGLAPAYMHWRGLSTPTLFTIHNLAYQGVYSRGCSPELAIPEHAMQQEGMEFYGKLSFLKAGLAYSSHITTVSATYAREITTPEFGCGLDGFLASKAQQGLLGGIPNGIDESWDSATDKHLQHNFSINDWEGKARNAQAVRELFKLQPSEGPLFAVVSRLVYQKGLDLTLGVADYIVEQGGQIAIIGRGEPEEEQAMRELALRHPGRIGVRIGFNETDARRMFAGSDFLLMPSRYEPCGLSQMYAQRFGSLPVARNTGGLADTIESGVTGFLFNESTVESYRQALSRAFYVYGKKDLLNAMRCLSMTQPFNWCQAVEPYARLYEDLVKQAQHSHY